The following proteins are encoded in a genomic region of Holophagales bacterium:
- a CDS encoding flotillin family protein, giving the protein MLDSLAGIGAGVVAGAVALGILSVLARSIVVICPPNQVVIFSGRKRKLADGSQVGYRVVLGGRSVRIPLLERVDRMSLLSIPIDLKVSNAYSKGGIPLRVHAIANVKVASDPRVVGNAIERFLGRDPAEIARVAKESLEGHLRGVLANLTPEEVNEDRLKFATGLVDEAEGDFRKLGLTLDTLKIQNVSDEANYLASIGRARIAMVLRDAEMAESLARSEASQGEASSRRAGEVANQQAGTVIAQKENELKTLKAQLEAKAKAAEETAVQAALQARAEAEQKLQAIRKKLEETRLQAEAVLPAQAAQQAAAFAARGEAATIEENGKALADVLRLLTTAWVSAGPDAKDIFLIQNLEQILRTVVDRVKAVEVDETHLLDSGDGSALATYVASYPAAVRSVLAEVSRTTGVDVVALLSPVRAEVAR; this is encoded by the coding sequence GTGCTCGACTCCCTCGCCGGCATCGGGGCCGGGGTTGTCGCGGGCGCCGTGGCGCTCGGCATCCTCTCGGTCCTCGCCCGATCGATCGTCGTCATCTGCCCGCCGAACCAGGTCGTCATCTTCTCCGGCCGCAAGCGCAAGCTCGCCGACGGGAGCCAGGTGGGCTACCGGGTCGTCCTCGGCGGCCGGTCCGTGCGCATCCCGCTCCTGGAGCGGGTCGACCGGATGAGCCTCCTGTCCATTCCGATCGACCTGAAGGTCTCGAACGCCTACTCGAAGGGGGGCATCCCTCTGCGGGTCCACGCGATCGCGAACGTGAAGGTCGCCTCCGACCCGCGGGTCGTCGGCAACGCCATCGAGCGCTTCCTCGGCCGCGACCCGGCGGAGATCGCCCGCGTCGCCAAGGAGAGCCTCGAGGGGCACCTGCGCGGCGTCCTCGCGAACCTGACGCCGGAGGAGGTCAACGAGGACCGCCTCAAGTTCGCGACCGGCCTCGTCGACGAAGCCGAGGGGGACTTCCGCAAGCTCGGCCTGACGCTCGACACGCTGAAGATCCAGAACGTCTCCGACGAGGCGAACTACCTCGCCTCCATCGGACGCGCGCGGATCGCCATGGTCCTGCGCGACGCGGAGATGGCCGAGTCCCTCGCGAGGTCAGAAGCGTCGCAGGGAGAGGCGTCGTCGCGGCGGGCCGGCGAGGTCGCCAACCAGCAGGCGGGAACCGTCATCGCCCAGAAGGAGAACGAGCTGAAGACCCTGAAGGCGCAGCTCGAGGCGAAGGCGAAGGCCGCCGAGGAGACGGCCGTCCAGGCGGCGCTCCAGGCCCGGGCCGAAGCCGAGCAGAAGCTCCAGGCCATCCGCAAGAAGCTGGAGGAGACGCGACTCCAGGCCGAGGCGGTCCTCCCGGCACAGGCCGCGCAGCAGGCGGCCGCCTTCGCCGCGCGCGGCGAGGCGGCCACCATCGAGGAGAACGGCAAGGCCCTCGCCGACGTGCTCAGGCTCCTCACGACGGCGTGGGTCAGCGCCGGCCCCGACGCCAAGGACATCTTCCTGATCCAGAACCTCGAGCAGATCCTCCGGACGGTCGTCGACCGGGTGAAGGCGGTGGAGGTCGACGAGACGCACCTCCTCGACAGCGGCGACGGCTCTGCGCTCGCGACCTACGTCGCCTCCTACCCGGCGGCGGTGAGAAGCGTCCTCGCGGAAGTGAGCCGGACCACGGGGGTCGACGTCGTCGCACTCCTCTCGCCGGTCCGCGCGGAGGTGGCGCGATGA
- a CDS encoding response regulator: MTEDDERLRREPGLGEVAGAADRLDLHAILESIPEPVGLVDREGRILAFNAAGRRVIRVARTQEIALGDDLFSFITEHNQAGVRESLDRAFGGESHVHSTEARGFHFETVYSPVKDRSGAVVAVSIRVADVSARETALAELAKLNATLEERVAERSEELATVIVELERTARAKDAFLASMSHELRTPLTGILGAADLLRTGVHGPLNAQQLRSLGFLEDAGRHLLSLLSDILDLSRIGAERLSLSTDSCSLGEVCESALSIVRGEARRKGIDLAYRGPAAPVRFVADARRVRQVLVNLLSNAVKFTPAGGAVELSSSGDEDAGLVRFEVRDDGPGIAAEDLPKLFQPFTQLDTRLSREHAGSGLGLALVRSLAELHGGRAEAESEPGRGSRFRVVLPWRQPTRRGSGAHPVLPAEAPRGPGRLASPRILLVEDDDANRTILAEFLRTRGFVVDEAPTGLEALVLAASAPPDLVVLDIQLPGMDGFELLRRLQSGGERVPPVLALTALAMAGDRERILAAGADAYLSKPAPLAALEREIGRLLGESLD, encoded by the coding sequence GTGACCGAGGACGACGAGCGCCTTCGCAGGGAACCGGGGCTGGGCGAGGTCGCCGGCGCGGCCGACCGGCTCGACCTCCACGCGATCCTGGAGTCGATCCCGGAGCCGGTCGGGCTCGTCGACCGGGAGGGGCGCATCCTCGCCTTCAATGCCGCCGGCCGGCGCGTCATCCGCGTCGCGCGGACGCAGGAGATCGCGCTCGGGGACGACCTCTTCTCGTTCATCACGGAGCACAACCAGGCGGGCGTGAGAGAGAGCCTCGACCGGGCGTTCGGGGGGGAGTCGCACGTCCACTCGACCGAGGCCCGGGGCTTCCACTTCGAGACGGTCTACTCCCCGGTGAAGGACCGCTCCGGGGCCGTGGTGGCCGTCTCGATCCGCGTCGCCGACGTCTCCGCACGCGAAACGGCGCTGGCCGAGCTCGCGAAGCTGAACGCCACGCTGGAGGAGCGGGTGGCAGAGCGGTCGGAGGAGCTCGCCACCGTGATCGTCGAGCTGGAGCGGACGGCGCGCGCGAAGGACGCGTTCCTCGCGAGCATGAGCCACGAGCTGAGGACGCCGCTGACGGGCATCCTCGGCGCCGCCGACCTCCTCCGGACGGGAGTCCACGGACCCCTCAATGCCCAGCAGCTCCGGAGCCTCGGATTCCTCGAGGACGCGGGGCGCCACCTCCTCTCGCTCCTGTCCGACATCCTCGACCTCTCCCGGATCGGCGCCGAGAGGCTCTCGCTCTCGACCGACTCCTGCTCGCTCGGGGAGGTCTGCGAGTCGGCCCTCTCCATCGTGCGGGGCGAGGCGCGGCGAAAGGGAATCGACCTCGCCTACCGCGGCCCGGCCGCACCCGTCCGCTTCGTCGCGGACGCCCGGAGGGTGCGGCAGGTCCTCGTGAACCTCCTCTCGAACGCCGTGAAGTTCACGCCGGCCGGGGGGGCCGTGGAGCTTTCATCCTCCGGCGACGAGGACGCCGGGCTCGTTCGATTCGAGGTCCGCGACGACGGCCCGGGAATCGCGGCGGAGGACCTCCCGAAGCTCTTCCAGCCCTTCACGCAGCTCGACACGCGGCTCTCGCGCGAGCACGCCGGAAGCGGGCTCGGCCTGGCGCTCGTCAGGAGCCTCGCCGAGCTGCACGGGGGAAGGGCCGAGGCCGAGAGCGAACCCGGCCGGGGCAGCCGGTTCCGCGTCGTCCTGCCCTGGCGGCAGCCGACGAGGCGCGGCTCCGGAGCGCACCCGGTTCTCCCGGCGGAGGCGCCCCGGGGACCCGGACGCCTGGCGTCCCCCCGGATCCTCCTCGTCGAGGACGACGACGCGAACCGGACGATCCTCGCGGAGTTCCTCCGGACGCGGGGCTTCGTCGTCGACGAGGCCCCGACGGGCCTCGAGGCGCTCGTCCTCGCCGCGTCGGCGCCGCCCGACCTCGTCGTCCTCGACATCCAGCTGCCGGGCATGGACGGCTTCGAGCTGCTCCGTCGCCTGCAGTCCGGCGGTGAGCGGGTCCCGCCCGTCCTCGCGCTGACCGCGCTCGCCATGGCCGGAGACCGGGAGAGGATCCTCGCCGCGGGGGCGGACGCCTACCTCTCGAAACCCGCCCCCCTCGCCGCCCTCGAGAGGGAGATCGGGCGGCTCCTCGGAGAGTCGCTCGACTGA
- the amrB gene encoding AmmeMemoRadiSam system protein B: protein MRATFLSVALIAALARFASGAPPTLEEVRKEMAIPSAGDVRGQLDGVGFPTTAAQMAKVFALSANPPAPERLGETPGPGVAGAVCPHDDVLYAGRVYRGLLPLVTAKTVVVVGVFHRFRKFDAKDVLVFDTYRAWRAPDGEVAVSPLREEVLARLPKGDAVADAAMHDSEHSVETIVHWLKHRRRDVEILPVLVPSMGWERLWELGERLGGALAQVARARGLVPGRDLAVVVSADAIHYGADFRHVPFGDGGIDAYAKATARDVSMLRALGGPLEASKARGFYETCVNPESPADYRVTWCGRFSIPLGLVALSRLGRDLGLPLEARPVAYATSVGAPELPVRGDGLGETAPANLYHFVGYPSVAVVPAGFVK, encoded by the coding sequence ATGAGAGCCACGTTCCTGTCCGTCGCCCTGATCGCCGCGCTGGCGCGCTTCGCGTCCGGGGCCCCGCCGACTCTCGAGGAGGTCCGGAAGGAGATGGCGATCCCGTCCGCGGGAGACGTGCGGGGCCAGCTCGACGGGGTCGGCTTCCCGACGACGGCCGCGCAGATGGCGAAGGTCTTCGCGCTCTCCGCGAATCCGCCGGCGCCGGAGCGGCTCGGGGAGACGCCGGGGCCGGGAGTGGCCGGTGCGGTCTGCCCCCACGACGACGTCCTCTACGCCGGGCGGGTCTACCGGGGCCTCCTCCCGCTCGTCACCGCGAAGACGGTCGTCGTCGTCGGCGTCTTCCACCGCTTCCGGAAGTTCGACGCGAAGGACGTCCTCGTCTTCGACACCTACCGGGCCTGGCGTGCGCCGGACGGCGAGGTGGCGGTGTCGCCGCTCCGCGAGGAGGTCCTCGCGCGCCTGCCGAAAGGGGACGCGGTCGCCGACGCGGCGATGCACGATTCCGAGCACTCCGTCGAGACGATCGTCCACTGGCTGAAACACCGGCGGAGGGACGTCGAGATCCTCCCCGTCCTCGTCCCGTCGATGGGCTGGGAACGGCTCTGGGAGCTGGGAGAGAGGCTCGGCGGCGCGCTCGCCCAGGTCGCCCGGGCGCGAGGGCTCGTCCCGGGGCGGGACCTCGCCGTCGTCGTCTCGGCCGACGCGATCCACTACGGGGCGGACTTCCGGCACGTGCCGTTCGGGGACGGGGGGATCGACGCCTACGCGAAGGCGACGGCGCGCGACGTCTCGATGCTCCGCGCTCTCGGCGGACCGCTCGAGGCCTCGAAGGCGCGGGGCTTCTACGAGACGTGCGTGAACCCGGAGAGCCCCGCCGACTACAGGGTCACGTGGTGCGGGCGCTTCTCGATCCCGCTCGGGCTCGTGGCCCTCTCGCGCCTCGGCCGCGACCTCGGTCTGCCTCTCGAGGCGAGGCCGGTCGCCTACGCCACGTCGGTCGGCGCTCCCGAGCTGCCCGTGCGCGGCGACGGTCTCGGCGAGACCGCCCCCGCGAACCTCTACCACTTCGTCGGCTATCCCTCGGTGGCGGTCGTCCCGGCGGGATTTGTAAAATAG
- a CDS encoding flotillin family protein, with amino-acid sequence MIGDLGSVVGVAIGVVLFFGVAALVVVKRLFHICSPNEVLVFSGGKSTVDGRPVGYRIVKGGSSLRTPLLERVDRMDITNMTVDVAVSNAYSKGGIPLTVAGVANLKVAGHQPLLNNALERLLGKGRPQIIQVAKDTLEGNLRGVLSQLTPEEVNQDKLRFAEKLLEEAEHDLSRLGLVLDVLKVQNVSDDVGYLNSLGRKQSAALDKSARVAEAQAHAEAIMREAENGLASRLALIDADGAIARAEADKRIMQCETGREAMVAEAVGKVTTAIAKAEAELKVQQARIEQVRLQLEADVVAPARADMEKKQAEARGRASKIVEDGKATAAVLTQMIETWKAAGPNARDIFLMQKLQSVMSSLVETIQNVSVDRVAYLPASSQVVQGVQLVEQVKAAFGVDLAKVVGRLGAPAEATPARLAAASFTDSPGLTGERFERTGGATPEAEGLTIRSSPARSRTNAA; translated from the coding sequence ATGATCGGCGATCTCGGCTCCGTCGTCGGCGTCGCCATCGGCGTCGTCCTCTTCTTCGGCGTGGCGGCGCTCGTCGTCGTCAAGCGCCTCTTCCACATCTGCAGCCCGAACGAGGTCCTCGTCTTCTCCGGCGGCAAGTCCACGGTCGACGGCCGCCCCGTCGGCTACCGGATCGTCAAGGGGGGCAGCTCCCTTCGCACGCCGCTTCTCGAGCGCGTCGACCGGATGGACATCACGAACATGACCGTCGACGTCGCCGTGAGCAACGCCTACTCCAAGGGCGGCATCCCGCTCACCGTCGCCGGCGTCGCCAACCTGAAGGTCGCCGGCCACCAGCCGCTCCTCAACAACGCCCTCGAACGGCTGCTCGGGAAGGGCCGTCCGCAGATCATCCAGGTCGCCAAGGACACCCTCGAGGGGAACCTCCGCGGCGTCCTCTCCCAGCTCACGCCCGAAGAGGTCAACCAGGACAAGCTCCGCTTCGCCGAGAAGCTCCTCGAGGAGGCCGAGCACGACCTCTCCCGTCTCGGCCTCGTCCTCGACGTCCTGAAGGTGCAGAACGTCTCCGACGACGTCGGCTACCTCAACTCCCTCGGCCGCAAGCAGTCGGCCGCCCTCGACAAGAGCGCCCGGGTCGCCGAGGCGCAGGCCCACGCCGAGGCCATCATGCGCGAGGCCGAGAACGGGCTCGCCTCCCGCCTCGCCCTCATCGACGCCGACGGCGCGATCGCCCGCGCCGAGGCCGACAAGCGGATCATGCAGTGCGAGACCGGCCGCGAGGCGATGGTCGCCGAAGCGGTCGGCAAGGTCACCACCGCCATCGCCAAGGCCGAGGCCGAGCTGAAGGTGCAGCAGGCGCGCATCGAGCAGGTCCGCCTCCAGCTCGAGGCCGACGTCGTCGCCCCCGCCCGCGCCGACATGGAGAAGAAGCAGGCCGAGGCCCGCGGCCGGGCCTCGAAGATCGTCGAGGACGGCAAGGCGACCGCCGCCGTCCTGACCCAGATGATCGAGACGTGGAAGGCCGCCGGCCCGAATGCCCGCGACATCTTCCTGATGCAGAAGCTCCAGAGCGTCATGTCGTCCCTCGTCGAGACGATCCAGAACGTCAGCGTCGACCGCGTCGCCTACCTCCCCGCCTCCTCGCAGGTGGTCCAGGGCGTCCAGCTCGTCGAGCAGGTGAAGGCGGCCTTCGGCGTCGACCTCGCGAAGGTCGTCGGCCGGCTCGGGGCGCCGGCGGAGGCCACGCCGGCGCGCCTCGCGGCGGCGTCTTTCACCGACTCTCCAGGCCTCACCGGGGAACGCTTCGAACGCACCGGCGGCGCCACCCCAGAGGCCGAAGGCCTGACGATCCGATCCTCACCCGCCCGGTCGCGAACGAACGCCGCGTGA
- a CDS encoding RES family NAD+ phosphorylase, translating into MKVRAFRVVRKRWSKTAFDGEGARLWGGRWNSPGLGAVYCAGHVSLAILEVVVHADLALAPHYVVIPADFDETLVESLDTGRLPASWRRYPAPAAVVALGDEWLREARSPVLRVPSVVVPTEPNFILNPLHSAFREIEIGKPEILKVDARLGTGRR; encoded by the coding sequence GTGAAGGTCCGAGCCTTCCGGGTCGTCAGGAAGCGGTGGTCGAAGACCGCGTTCGACGGCGAGGGGGCGCGGCTCTGGGGCGGCCGCTGGAACAGCCCGGGGCTTGGGGCGGTCTACTGCGCGGGGCACGTTTCGCTCGCGATCCTCGAGGTCGTCGTCCACGCCGACCTCGCGCTCGCGCCGCACTACGTCGTCATCCCCGCGGATTTCGACGAGACGCTCGTCGAGAGCCTCGATACGGGTCGCCTTCCGGCCTCGTGGCGGAGGTACCCCGCGCCGGCCGCGGTCGTCGCGCTCGGCGACGAGTGGCTCCGCGAAGCCAGAAGCCCCGTCCTCCGCGTGCCGAGCGTCGTCGTCCCGACGGAGCCGAACTTCATCCTGAACCCGCTCCATTCCGCATTCCGAGAGATCGAGATCGGAAAGCCGGAAATCCTGAAGGTCGACGCACGCCTTGGCACGGGGCGCCGGTAA
- a CDS encoding DUF2384 domain-containing protein, producing the protein MASLTVTPVDGSAKPARHPDLERFRDALGAGRPREHAYSLLFGLRLLDARGVVKLVEAGLPYQALERFQQNADLPLRELAEAISVPLRTLDRRRSAGRLEPDESDRAVRLSRIFAAALGLFEGDDDAARAWLKKRQPMLGNERPIDLVKTEVGAREVERLVGRLEHGVFS; encoded by the coding sequence ATGGCGAGCCTCACCGTGACCCCCGTCGACGGCTCCGCGAAACCGGCCCGCCACCCCGACCTCGAGCGCTTCCGCGACGCTCTCGGGGCGGGCCGGCCGAGGGAGCACGCCTACTCGCTCCTCTTCGGCCTCAGGCTCCTCGACGCGCGCGGGGTCGTGAAGCTCGTGGAGGCGGGGCTCCCGTACCAGGCGCTCGAGCGCTTCCAGCAGAACGCCGACCTGCCGCTCCGCGAGCTGGCCGAGGCGATCTCGGTCCCGCTCCGGACGCTGGACCGGCGCAGGAGCGCCGGGAGGCTCGAGCCGGACGAGTCCGACCGGGCGGTTCGCCTCTCGCGCATCTTCGCCGCGGCGCTCGGCCTCTTCGAGGGGGACGACGACGCGGCGCGGGCCTGGCTGAAGAAGCGGCAACCGATGCTCGGAAACGAGCGCCCGATCGACCTCGTGAAGACGGAGGTCGGGGCCCGCGAGGTGGAGCGGCTCGTCGGCCGGCTGGAGCACGGCGTCTTCTCGTGA